CGGGGTCAGAAGAGACCGGCGACGAGAGAGCGGGCCCGCCGCACCGCGGCTTCCACCGGCTCGGCGAGCTCCCGCCGGTCGGCGGCGGGGATGTCGGCGAGGAGCACGGACCAGGCCCGTTCGAACTCCTCCAGGGCGTCGTCGTCGTCGATCTCGAAGCCGAACCGCAACCGCTCCACGTGGCAAACGGCGTCGGCGAGGCCGACGACGGCGGCGAGAGGGGCCCACGGCCCGGCGGCGTCCGGCTCGTGGTGATACCGGATCATGGCGAGCACCGGCTCGGAGAAGTTCCAGGACCGCCCCAGCTCGTATCCGGCTTCCGCGTGGGAGATCCCGAACCGAGAGGTCTCCGCGTCGCGGAGAGGGCAGAGCCCCCGCTCGCACAGGCCCACCACCTCGCCGTACGCCTCGGAGAAGTGCGACAAGAAGACGATCCTCCCGAGGTCGTGGAGCAATCCTCCGAGGTAGC
The sequence above is drawn from the Acidobacteriota bacterium genome and encodes:
- a CDS encoding HDOD domain-containing protein; its protein translation is MRAPRASALKGGAPGPMRAREARAVPTIAGVEIQDVGVLPQVAAKVNELASRPDVTGDQIASIILRDPTLTSKVLRLVNSAAFGPRQEIRSLKHAIAYLGINQIRNLVVSSVLVESFRFDHGIVEPRSVWEHCFGCALGAKQLGDLLPDLDGTECYLGGLLHDLGRIVFLSHFSEAYGEVVGLCERGLCPLRDAETSRFGISHAEAGYELGRSWNFSEPVLAMIRYHHEPDAAGPWAPLAAVVGLADAVCHVERLRFGFEIDDDDALEEFERAWSVLLADIPAADRRELAEPVEAAVRRARSLVAGLF